A region from the Salvia splendens isolate huo1 chromosome 15, SspV2, whole genome shotgun sequence genome encodes:
- the LOC121767827 gene encoding LOW QUALITY PROTEIN: transcription factor MYB35 (The sequence of the model RefSeq protein was modified relative to this genomic sequence to represent the inferred CDS: substituted 2 bases at 2 genomic stop codons): MQLLLIGESFMQLMLLHLVNLQFXYSLKNKLHSXIHISPSPILLTAQMGRPPCCDKANVKRGPWTPEEDAKILAYVASHGIGNWTLVPQKAGLNRCGKSCRLRWTNYLRPDLKHDGFTPEEEECILEMHKTIGSRWSLIARRLPGRTDNDVKNYWNTKLKKKLTKMGIDPITHKPFSQLFSEYGRISGSPIMRNRNPFLQTQTGRWIQPNEPQKIDHFTTYSNAFSQENAHPCMLSEASSSASASAASVTRFGGGSSRSCEAPTLPTSPFSCNEEYILECKNMEMVESGNEVQEDGNVVSENEICVEKSGSAAAAADTFVEDMLARDMEIRLQFPEIFDENYDY, translated from the exons ATGCAATTGTTGTTAATTGGAGAGAGTTTCATGCAGTTGATGCTTCTCCACCTTGTTAATTTGCAGTTTTAATATTCCCTTAAAAACAAACTTCATTCTTGAATTCACATCAGTCCCTCTCCCATTTTGCTCACTGCACAGATGGGGAGGCCTCCTTGCTGCGACAAGGCCAACGTCAAACGAGGGCCGTGGACGCCCGAGGAAGACGCCAAGATCCTCGCCTATGTCGCCAGCCACGGCATTGGCAACTGGACCTTAGTCCCTCAGAAAGCAG GCCTAAACAGATGTGGCAAGAGCTGCAGACTTAGATGGACTAACTATCTACGCCCCGACCTCAAACACGATGGCTTCACACCCGAAGAAGAAGAGTGCATTCTTGAAATGCACAAGACCATTGGCAGCAG GTGGTCTCTGATAGCTAGGAGGCTTCCGGGGAGAACAGACAACGACGTGAAGAACTACTGGAACACGAAGCTGAAGAAGAAGCTGACGAAGATGGGGATCGATCCCATCACACACAAGCCTTTCTCCCAGCTTTTTAGTGAGTATGGGAGGATCAGTGGCTCCCCAATCATGCGGAATAGGAACCCTTTCCTCCAGACCCAAACTGGCCGTTGGATCCAACCCAACGAGCCTCAGAAGATCGATCACTTCACCACCTATAGCAACGCGTTTAGTCAAGAAAACGCCCACCCTTGTATGCTCAGTGAGGCCTCCTCCTCTGCATCTGCCTCTGCAGCGAGTGTCACACGTTTTGGGGGCGGATCATCGCGCTCGTGTGAGGCTCCAACGCTGCCCACCTCTCCGTTTTCGTGCAACGAGGAATACATATTGGAGTGCAAGAATATGGAGATGGTGGAATCAGGTAATGAGGTGCAAGAAGATGGGAATGTTGTTAGTGAAAATGAGATTTGTGTTGAGAAGAGTGgctctgctgctgctgctgcagaTACATTTGTGGAAGACATGTTGGCACGTGACATGGAGATTAGGCTGCAGTTTCCTGAGATTTTTGATGAAAACTATGATTATTGA
- the LOC121768631 gene encoding probable prolyl 4-hydroxylase 7 — protein sequence MDPRLFLVISLCFLVQFSHGKESLLKMTTGRSTAPFDPTRVTQISWNPRAFLYRGFLTDEECDHFITLAKDKLEKSMVADNDSGKSIESKVRTSSGMFLKKGQDAIIAGVEEKIAAWTFLPVENGEAMQILHYEHGQKYEPHFDFFHDKANLELGGHRVATVLMYLSDVAKGGETVFPHSEFKDKQQKGEDLSDCAKQGYSVKPRKGDALLFFSLHPDATTDNTSLHGSCPVIEGEKWSATKWIHVRSFETPQARSTSECVDEDPNCTSWALRGECEKNPLYMVGNKNDPGYCRKSCKACSS from the exons AAAAGAGTCATTGTTGAAAATGACAACCGGTCGTTCCACGGCGCCTTTTGATCCGACCCGGGTCACCCAAATCTCGTGGAATCCAAG GGCTTTTTTGTACAGAGGGTTTTTGACTGATGAGGAGTGTGATCATTTCATTACTCTG GCTAAAGACAAGCTGGAGAAATCTATGGTAGCTGACAATGATTCTGGCAAGAGTATAGAGAGCAAAGTCCGGACGAGTTCTGGCATGTTCTTGAAAAAGGGCCAG GATGCAATAATAGCCGGTGTTGAGGAGAAAATTGCTGCATGGACTTTCCTCCCTGTAG AAAATGGGGAGGCTATGCAGATTTTGCATTATGAGCATGGCCAAAAGTACGAGCCACATTTCGACTTTTTCCACGACAAGGCAAATCTAGAATTGGGTGGTCACCGGGTCGCTACTGTGCTCATGTATTTATCGGATGTGGCGAAGGGCGGAGAAACAGTTTTTCCTCACTCTGAA TTTAAAGATAAACAACAAAAGGGCGAAGACTTGTCTGATTGCGCCAAACAAGGCTACTCAG TGAAACCCAGGAAAGGCGACGCGCTGTTATTCTTCAGTCTCCACCCAGACGCCACCACTGACAACACGAGCCTGCATGGGAGCTGCCCCGTCATTGAGGGTGAGAAATGGTCCGCAACCAAGTGGATCCACGTCCGGTCCTTTGAAACTCCACAGGCCAGGTCAACGAGTGAGTGCGTTGATGAGGATCCCAACTGCACATCATGGGCTCTCAGAGGGGAGTGCGAGAAGAACCCGCTGTACATGGTTGGAAACAAGAACGACCCCGGTTATTGCAGGAAGAGCTGCAAGGCCTGCTCCTCTTAG